Part of the Desulforegula conservatrix Mb1Pa genome is shown below.
TTACCGAAACATGGGCAAGGATGGCTGCACCTGAAGTCAGAGTCAATGAAATCATGCTCGGCATTTTTGAGACAAGACACGCAGAAGGGACAAGGGGTTGGGGACTTTTAACAGAGAGCCAGAAAAAGAGACTCATTGATCATACTCTTATTGGCAGAACCGGAAAATTGGATGATGTGGTCAAGGCCGTCAGATTTATTATAGATGACGCCCCATACATGACCGGTAGCATTCTCAGACTTGACGGCGGCTATGTTTTAGGAGGCGAGACAGTTGAAAAAATGCCTCAGGGAGTTTTGTAGTCTTTGATAATTATACAGACTTATTTTGCCCCCTAAAAACCCAACGATTTGAGATTTTAGAAGTTTGATTTCTTGATTGGTAAAGACAATCTCGGTCACAAACGTTCAAAAATATAGGAAATCAGCTCTATTACTCCGCCTCTTTTATCACCTGCCCTCGCGACGTGAACGAAATCCCCTGCTGGGCCTGGGTTCCAATCATGACCGTTTCAATGACAGGTTCTGTGATCTTTTTATCAGACTCCCATTTCACTATGAATTTTGCGCCTGATCCCCCGCTTTTGTCTGATTCCTTCACAATTATACGGCTTGACCCCAAAGGCTTTATCACCATTTTTTTATCCAGATGTTTTTTTACCAGAGATCCATCCGAGTCGTAATAATCGATGGAAGTGACAGTCATTAAATTTTCAATATCCGTGTTTCTTATGCTTAATGTGGCCGCAAGATCCACAGGCTCCCTGTCACGGTTTCCGTGATAGATATGGGAATACACAGGGACATATACGGTCTGCCCCTTAACGGTTTTGACTTCCGAAAAGGCAGTGCCTGCAAATATCAAACATGATGAGGCAAGCAGAATAAATATATATGCTGCCTTTTCCCTGATGCTTCCAAGTATATTATTTTTTTTCATTGCTTACCCCGTTTAGATTTACATATTCGGATTACATCGGATTCATAAACATCCTGAAAGATTCTATCTGGTCAGAATCCCCCATGAGAGCAAGAAGATCTCCATTTTCAATAACATATCCGGTATCAGGATTCGGGCAGACCTTTCTTTCATGTATGACTCCGACTACAGACACGCCCGTAAAAGTCCTTATGTCAGCCTCTCTTATGGATTTACCAATTATGGGACTTCCTTCAGGAACAGTCACCCATGAAAGCTTGAGAAGCTGGGTCGCGATATTAAGCCTGACAGGGGAAAAATCTTCCTGATCAGGGCTGTATATGGGTGCATACAGCTCATTTCTGACCTTATCCGTAAACCTTATGATATCATCCACCGGAATATCCAGAAAATGAAGG
Proteins encoded:
- a CDS encoding DUF3124 domain-containing protein → MKKNNILGSIREKAAYIFILLASSCLIFAGTAFSEVKTVKGQTVYVPVYSHIYHGNRDREPVDLAATLSIRNTDIENLMTVTSIDYYDSDGSLVKKHLDKKMVIKPLGSSRIIVKESDKSGGSGAKFIVKWESDKKITEPVIETVMIGTQAQQGISFTSRGQVIKEAE